A genomic region of Gammaproteobacteria bacterium contains the following coding sequences:
- a CDS encoding ribulose-bisphosphate carboxylase, with protein sequence MDQSNRYADLSLKEEDLIKGQNHILVAYKMRPVDGYGYLEVAAHIAAESSTGTNVAVSTTDDFTKGVDALVYEIDEVEGLMKVAYPFDLFDRNVTDGKAMVVSFLTLAIGNNQGMGDVKYLKMLDFWVPETKLHLYDGPSVDISNLWRLLGRPRENGGYIAGTIIKPKLGLRPEPFAEAAYQFWLGGDFIKNDEPQGNQVFCPMKKVMPLVADAMKRAMDDTGEAKLFSANITADDYHEMIHRADYILETFGENAPYVALLVDGYVGGPGMVTTARRQYPSQYLHYHRAGHGAVTSPSSNRGYTAFVLAKLSRLMGASGIHVGTMGFGKLEGENDDKIIAYMIERDECQGPFFYQKWNGMKPTTPIISGGMNALRLPGFFENLGHGNLINTSGGGSYGHIDSPAAGATSLRQAYECWKQGADPIEFAKEHKEFARAFESFPHDADKLYPGWREKLGVHK encoded by the coding sequence ATGGATCAATCAAATCGTTATGCTGATTTATCTTTGAAAGAAGAAGACTTAATCAAAGGGCAAAATCATATTCTGGTCGCTTATAAAATGCGCCCGGTCGATGGTTACGGTTATCTTGAGGTTGCGGCACACATTGCTGCTGAATCATCAACCGGAACCAATGTTGCTGTTTCTACAACTGATGACTTCACCAAAGGTGTGGATGCTTTGGTTTATGAGATTGATGAAGTTGAAGGATTGATGAAAGTTGCTTACCCATTTGATCTGTTCGACAGAAATGTGACAGATGGGAAGGCGATGGTGGTTTCTTTTTTAACATTGGCAATTGGCAACAACCAAGGTATGGGTGATGTTAAGTATCTGAAAATGCTGGATTTCTGGGTTCCTGAAACAAAATTGCATTTGTATGATGGGCCTTCTGTTGATATATCAAATTTATGGAGACTCTTGGGTCGTCCGCGTGAAAATGGCGGATATATTGCAGGTACAATTATTAAGCCAAAACTGGGTTTGCGTCCTGAACCCTTTGCAGAAGCTGCTTATCAATTCTGGTTGGGTGGTGATTTTATTAAAAATGATGAGCCTCAGGGCAATCAGGTTTTTTGTCCGATGAAAAAAGTGATGCCTCTGGTTGCTGATGCTATGAAAAGAGCGATGGATGATACCGGTGAGGCGAAGTTGTTTTCAGCCAATATTACAGCGGATGACTATCATGAAATGATACACCGAGCGGATTATATTCTGGAAACTTTTGGTGAGAATGCTCCTTATGTTGCTTTGTTGGTTGATGGTTATGTTGGTGGACCGGGAATGGTGACAACTGCCAGAAGACAATATCCATCTCAATATTTGCATTATCATCGAGCCGGTCATGGTGCTGTAACATCACCTTCCTCAAACAGAGGTTATACTGCATTTGTACTGGCCAAACTATCTCGTTTAATGGGAGCATCCGGTATTCATGTCGGCACCATGGGCTTTGGTAAATTGGAAGGTGAAAATGATGATAAAATCATTGCTTACATGATTGAAAGAGATGAGTGTCAAGGTCCGTTTTTTTATCAGAAATGGAATGGCATGAAGCCAACGACTCCAATTATTTCCGGTGGAATGAACGCATTGAGATTGCCTGGCTTCTTTGAGAATCTGGGACACGGTAACTTAATTAACACTTCCGGTGGTGGTTCTTACGGACATATTGACTCTCCGGCTGCCGGAGCAACTTCACTCCGTCAGGCGTATGAATGCTGGAAGCAAGGTGCTGATCCGATTGAATTCGCTAAAGAGCATAAAGAATTTGCACGCGCCTTTGAGTCTTTCCCTCATGATGCGGATAAATTGTATCCGGGTTGGAGAGAAAAACTCGGTGTTCATAAATAA
- a CDS encoding CbbQ/NirQ/NorQ/GpvN family protein: MVDISQYKINQEPYYKQVNKEVDLYEAAYGVKLPVMLKGPTGCGKSRFVEYMAWKLDKPIITVSCNEDITASDLVGRYLLDANGTKWVDGPLTMAARYGAICYLDEIVEARQDTMVVIHALTDHRRELSLDKKGELVKAHPDFQLVISYNPGYQSLMKDLKQSTKQRFCAMDFDYADEQTEVEIVMKEGQVKQSTAEKLVQIAQAARNLKGHGLEEGISTRLMVYAAKLIEQGIEPHEAAKMSMVRPITDDADIRETLDNAIDMIFG; this comes from the coding sequence ATAGTGGATATCTCACAATATAAAATCAATCAAGAACCCTATTATAAACAAGTCAATAAAGAAGTTGATTTGTATGAAGCGGCTTATGGTGTCAAACTTCCTGTGATGCTGAAAGGTCCTACCGGATGCGGAAAGTCGCGCTTTGTGGAGTATATGGCATGGAAATTGGACAAACCAATTATTACAGTTTCTTGTAATGAAGACATCACCGCATCTGATTTGGTTGGTCGTTATTTGCTTGATGCTAACGGCACCAAATGGGTTGACGGTCCATTAACAATGGCTGCCCGATATGGAGCGATTTGCTATCTCGATGAGATTGTCGAAGCTCGTCAAGATACAATGGTTGTGATTCATGCTTTAACCGATCACCGCAGAGAGCTTTCTTTGGATAAAAAAGGCGAACTTGTTAAAGCACATCCGGATTTTCAACTGGTGATTTCCTACAATCCGGGTTATCAGTCTTTGATGAAAGATTTAAAACAATCGACTAAACAACGATTTTGTGCAATGGACTTTGATTACGCTGATGAACAAACCGAGGTTGAAATCGTGATGAAAGAAGGTCAGGTTAAGCAGTCAACGGCAGAAAAGCTCGTACAAATTGCACAAGCAGCCAGAAATTTAAAAGGTCACGGTTTGGAAGAGGGGATTTCAACTCGTCTGATGGTTTATGCGGCGAAGCTGATTGAACAGGGAATTGAACCACATGAAGCTGCAAAAATGTCAATGGTTAGACCAATTACCGATGATGCGGATATCAGAGAAACATTGGATAATGCCATTGATATGATATTTGGCTGA
- a CDS encoding VWA domain-containing protein produces MSPEDFSEYRQKFTCKFPQAIDFFDENIEKITTRLTQEQIEQYFQAANFLCSLGQGVEPVLAFLKYSPDLIEKLGVDVAQILKDFGYKLARSPDKNALVPFFEAMQKISSHLQKPDDLQEIIGIMENFIESTRTVIHAHQLIHSSEGLIPLLKNLAEIMSKLDIEGLKNFIEYGTRNYRDTPEQLVEYFSLKSHDAKSIILRERKGTTFRSVENKLYLFLHSHWNSEFALSAFSTGIHSIINPEPYLDEEMMALPDVYDDTRGENGELISGIMQYYATLSHLAAHSLWSEKLMADNYAPQLRLFVSVFEDARVDTLAIRKFPGLKKIFLALHPFPEKNACDDLKVSTLRFKAARLSRALLDNDFNPEDELMSEFRNQFKALLSDNKQSSTAEMSKLATDYFVKSRLKSDSLPDVYFENTKVHYRDDNRHIWYHYEEYDEADEVPANEYKNDSEILDNDSLPPRYYHEWDYVSESYRPDWNTVYERLHPSGDSSVVESLMTKHSDLAKRLKRLIEIMRPQNKTRIRFQEDGEELDLDIALRSFIDLKSGQIPDLRINNSYKPFNRSIAVMLLVDCSESLNDTNQETGQILLELSQEALAITAWTMDQLGDNFAIAGFSSNTRNEVRYQHIKGFSENYDEVVKARISCMEAGYSTRMGAAMRHAAHYLKNQQAEKKLLLVLTDGEPADVDAKNPQTLIKDAKKTVEELRNDGIYSYCITLDKRADDYVHEIFENHFTVIDKVEKLPETLPRVFLELTS; encoded by the coding sequence ATGAGCCCTGAAGATTTCTCAGAATACAGGCAAAAATTCACTTGTAAATTTCCACAAGCGATTGATTTTTTTGACGAAAATATCGAAAAAATTACAACAAGATTGACCCAAGAGCAAATTGAACAATATTTCCAAGCAGCTAATTTTTTGTGTTCTTTAGGGCAGGGAGTTGAACCTGTTCTAGCGTTTTTGAAATACTCGCCTGATTTGATTGAAAAGTTGGGAGTGGATGTCGCTCAAATACTAAAGGATTTTGGTTATAAACTGGCAAGAAGTCCTGATAAGAATGCTTTAGTTCCATTTTTTGAAGCGATGCAAAAAATCTCTTCACATTTGCAAAAACCGGATGATTTGCAAGAAATCATCGGAATTATGGAAAATTTCATAGAGTCAACACGAACTGTCATTCATGCTCATCAACTGATTCACTCCAGCGAAGGTTTGATTCCGCTATTGAAAAATTTGGCTGAAATCATGTCCAAACTGGATATCGAAGGTCTGAAAAATTTTATTGAATACGGAACCAGAAATTATCGGGATACGCCTGAACAATTAGTGGAATATTTCAGTTTAAAATCACATGATGCCAAAAGCATTATTCTCAGAGAGAGAAAGGGTACAACTTTCCGGTCTGTGGAAAATAAATTGTATTTGTTTTTGCATAGTCATTGGAATAGCGAATTTGCATTATCAGCTTTTAGTACCGGAATTCATTCAATTATTAATCCTGAACCGTATTTGGATGAAGAAATGATGGCATTACCTGATGTGTATGATGATACGAGAGGCGAGAATGGTGAATTAATCAGCGGAATTATGCAGTATTATGCAACCTTATCTCACTTGGCTGCCCATAGCCTTTGGTCTGAGAAATTAATGGCAGATAACTATGCGCCGCAACTTAGATTGTTTGTTTCTGTATTTGAAGATGCCAGAGTTGATACGTTGGCAATCAGGAAGTTTCCGGGATTGAAAAAAATCTTTCTCGCATTGCATCCTTTCCCTGAAAAAAATGCTTGTGATGATTTAAAAGTTTCGACTTTAAGATTCAAAGCCGCTCGATTATCCCGTGCATTGCTGGATAATGACTTTAATCCGGAAGATGAATTGATGAGTGAATTTCGTAATCAGTTCAAAGCATTATTATCTGATAACAAACAATCATCAACTGCGGAAATGTCAAAACTGGCAACTGATTACTTCGTCAAATCACGATTGAAATCCGATAGTTTACCTGATGTCTATTTTGAAAATACCAAAGTCCATTATCGGGATGATAACCGCCATATTTGGTATCACTATGAAGAGTATGACGAAGCAGATGAAGTTCCGGCTAATGAATATAAAAACGATTCTGAAATTTTGGATAACGATAGCTTGCCACCTCGATATTATCACGAGTGGGATTATGTGTCTGAAAGTTATCGACCGGACTGGAATACCGTTTACGAGCGACTTCATCCATCAGGTGATTCTTCGGTTGTCGAAAGTTTGATGACTAAACATAGTGATTTGGCAAAGAGACTTAAACGATTGATTGAAATCATGCGACCACAGAACAAAACACGAATTCGCTTTCAGGAAGACGGTGAGGAGTTGGATTTGGATATAGCATTGAGGTCTTTTATAGATTTGAAATCAGGTCAAATTCCTGATTTGAGAATAAACAATAGCTATAAACCATTTAACAGAAGTATCGCTGTGATGCTGTTAGTCGATTGCTCGGAATCATTGAATGATACAAATCAGGAAACCGGGCAAATTCTTCTGGAATTATCCCAGGAAGCACTGGCAATTACTGCCTGGACAATGGATCAACTTGGAGATAATTTTGCAATCGCAGGATTTAGCTCAAACACTCGAAATGAAGTCAGATATCAACACATTAAAGGATTCTCAGAGAATTATGATGAGGTGGTGAAAGCCAGAATCTCATGCATGGAAGCCGGATATTCAACCCGTATGGGAGCTGCAATGCGACATGCGGCTCATTATTTAAAGAATCAACAAGCAGAAAAAAAACTACTGTTGGTTTTAACTGATGGTGAGCCTGCCGATGTTGATGCTAAAAATCCGCAGACATTGATTAAAGACGCCAAGAAAACTGTTGAAGAATTGAGAAATGATGGAATTTACTCTTATTGCATAACTCTTGATAAAAGAGCTGATGACTATGTTCATGAAATTTTTGAAAATCATTTTACAGTGATTGATAAGGTTGAGAAACTTCCGGAGACATTGCCTCGTGTCTTTTTAGAACTGACAAGTTAA
- a CDS encoding TonB family protein, producing MRIVLLVLSVFFFSSVFSQDNDKPSWYQQVPEKNDAPDMDIDSDMDMDLDLDLGIERNNMTNQDEENKKQQEAEQRRLAEEAEKERLAKEAEEKRLADEAEQKRLAEEAEKQRLAQEAEEKRIAEEAARQAELEKIAEEKRRAEEQAEEDVTDSDPEITAEPEIQATADYSWQKIKNVLPRYPSRAVRSQIEGWVDVSLTINADGDVISTESVGTLRNQKIFIKSALDAVNQWKFEPPRNYGITDTLTTEVRIVFEL from the coding sequence ATGAGAATTGTATTATTAGTTTTAAGTGTTTTCTTTTTTAGTAGTGTTTTTTCACAAGACAATGACAAGCCGTCTTGGTATCAACAGGTTCCGGAAAAAAATGATGCGCCTGATATGGATATTGATAGTGATATGGACATGGATCTTGATTTAGATTTGGGAATTGAAAGAAACAATATGACCAATCAAGACGAAGAAAACAAGAAGCAACAAGAGGCTGAACAAAGGCGTTTGGCTGAAGAGGCGGAAAAAGAAAGGTTGGCAAAAGAAGCTGAAGAAAAACGCCTTGCAGATGAGGCTGAACAAAAAAGACTAGCGGAAGAGGCCGAAAAACAAAGATTGGCTCAAGAAGCCGAAGAAAAAAGAATTGCTGAAGAAGCTGCCCGCCAGGCAGAACTTGAGAAAATAGCGGAAGAAAAAAGGCGTGCCGAGGAGCAAGCGGAAGAAGATGTGACTGATTCAGACCCTGAAATCACAGCTGAACCCGAAATACAGGCAACTGCAGATTATTCATGGCAAAAAATCAAAAATGTATTACCAAGATATCCATCCCGTGCTGTCAGATCTCAAATCGAAGGATGGGTTGATGTTTCACTCACAATCAATGCTGATGGCGATGTTATTAGTACTGAATCTGTAGGAACCTTACGAAACCAGAAAATATTCATAAAGTCTGCGTTAGATGCGGTCAACCAGTGGAAATTTGAACCGCCCAGGAATTACGGTATCACAGATACATTAACTACAGAAGTAAGAATTGTATTTGAATTGTAA
- a CDS encoding nitrilase-related carbon-nitrogen hydrolase encodes MRYYAASIQTDFPAPKSRKEIPQRVRSMCMMIEQTLLGYEPFFDVRLFVLPEFGHQVPIYQTAKELHKELAVELPNEYTDSYHKLCKKYGIYIQTASFLEKDKKYPGHVFNTTLLIGPQGILSKYRKINPWIPWEVHTSPADLPDYDLPLFPVVETEIGNLGVAICYDWLFPECIRQITANGADVINRVSAYMDPWGAESPMEWWTLVNRTRALENMVYVVAANQGAQFANYPPFSWPGGSMIVDFDGRILASTGSNSGEKIVVAPIDIGALREERKRRKGHDMQSHFRKNAYNYQNEIGFNPIAKIPTIESLNKRIQNAKKNS; translated from the coding sequence ATGAGATACTACGCAGCTTCCATTCAAACAGATTTTCCTGCTCCAAAGAGTCGAAAAGAAATTCCTCAGCGAGTTCGTTCAATGTGTATGATGATTGAACAAACACTGCTGGGTTATGAGCCATTTTTTGATGTTCGTCTGTTCGTTCTACCTGAGTTTGGTCATCAAGTACCAATTTATCAAACGGCTAAAGAGCTTCATAAGGAACTGGCTGTTGAATTGCCCAACGAATACACTGATTCTTATCACAAACTCTGTAAAAAATACGGAATTTATATTCAAACAGCCAGTTTTCTGGAGAAAGACAAAAAGTATCCCGGGCATGTTTTTAACACCACGTTACTTATTGGACCGCAAGGTATTTTGTCCAAATATCGCAAGATTAATCCGTGGATTCCTTGGGAAGTTCACACATCGCCGGCCGATTTACCGGATTATGATTTGCCGTTATTTCCTGTTGTAGAAACTGAGATTGGAAACCTGGGAGTTGCAATCTGTTACGACTGGCTTTTTCCGGAATGCATTCGGCAAATTACAGCCAATGGTGCTGATGTCATCAATCGGGTTTCAGCTTACATGGATCCTTGGGGAGCGGAATCTCCGATGGAATGGTGGACCTTGGTTAATCGCACTCGTGCGTTGGAAAACATGGTTTATGTGGTTGCTGCCAATCAAGGAGCTCAATTTGCCAATTATCCGCCATTCAGTTGGCCCGGTGGCTCTATGATTGTTGATTTTGATGGCAGAATCTTAGCAAGTACCGGTTCTAATTCGGGAGAGAAAATAGTAGTTGCACCGATTGATATCGGCGCATTGCGAGAGGAACGCAAAAGGCGAAAAGGCCACGACATGCAGTCACACTTTAGAAAAAATGCTTATAATTACCAAAATGAAATCGGCTTTAACCCGATTGCGAAAATCCCGACTATCGAATCATTAAACAAACGAATTCAAAATGCTAAAAAGAACTCATAG
- a CDS encoding FG-GAP-like repeat-containing protein, protein MLKRTHSFFQIILIGLLLGLAGCSSDNQETTISAAPTEKFQPSDSQISLNNQGVGEMGYFDYDKASQTFQELVNSAPDWDLAKQNLAIALLNRQKTGDEEKSIEISQQLIAENPDNIVAHYIVGILKFNQGDCETTLQSLQIVVQKDSQDAYALYFMGQCYLQNADSQTALDYYQKAISANSYLRSAYYGAFMASQRLEQTEQATEYLEAYKKLDNNPKAVLAEIKYTRMGTKANAQPYPDDNGKKSELSEFIPPFFLEKNELNIDSSKTIQTFGLVNLNRDAKTQLYVVSDNTLKIYDDFITNPKELATLTTNLQTNAENLAWGDINNDNKIDFYATGLTDQLYLQTDSGFEKVDMNGAKMPDLQSKAVRFIDADHDGDLDILLLNTEGRFEIWNNNLNGTYTALSSQTNLANDSGYLQIYAHDIDNDRDTDIVLLAENNISILLNDRMWDYQYIESEIFSNSLKGLTFADNDVDGVLEISVSGEAGKTYVLQFDQRKIKRTGEFDTKLKSQMILSADVNGNSQKEFLLADNQSINIINQAGKTIEQISVDNISDFKIFNTINGADIIALTNNQLWHVPASKNRGKFMLLNFSGKEDQANSVRSNYSGIGTSFTLRSGSFYAAGDVFFNQSGTSQDYQPISIAGGMKPTIDYLDMEWSDGVYQSEIGLEVGKFHAITETQRQLSSCPVIFVKNKGKYEFVSDVLGVGGIGFALGRHEYGEPRPWENYLLNDGQISSENGYFKIQFTEPMEESAYLDSMKLEVIDVPESYSVVLDERMVISEPKASGVPLFYNDLIRPKRAFNKHGEEITSSIHSTDKVAAEIINDDHRFLGLVDEQIVTLEFPEELFGDYHLLMSGWVEYGYSQTMFAAWQAGKVAQAPTIEYFHDGQWKTILSQFGYPAGMPRVASVPLNIPEKTNKIRIRTNMEIYFDELAVFQSKQANDVVSHKLWLTDARLFQLGYPKRTDNEQRVPSYDMNNVQPFWDTRYMKGAYTRLGDVSELVQNKDNALAIIGAGESIELSFKDDLPELQEGFKRYFLLKFHGWAKDMDILTHNGETLEPIPSSGNVSAKSKKLNQKYNTRYQSGR, encoded by the coding sequence ATGCTAAAAAGAACTCATAGTTTTTTCCAAATAATTTTAATCGGGTTATTGTTGGGGTTGGCAGGTTGCTCATCGGACAATCAGGAAACAACAATCTCAGCAGCGCCCACAGAAAAGTTTCAGCCATCAGACTCACAAATCAGCCTGAACAATCAGGGAGTTGGTGAAATGGGTTATTTTGACTATGATAAAGCCAGTCAAACTTTTCAAGAACTGGTGAATTCAGCTCCCGATTGGGATTTGGCAAAACAAAATCTCGCAATCGCTTTGTTAAACAGACAAAAAACCGGTGATGAAGAAAAATCCATAGAAATTTCACAACAACTGATTGCAGAAAACCCGGATAATATTGTCGCACACTACATAGTAGGAATTCTTAAATTCAATCAGGGTGATTGCGAAACGACCTTACAAAGTTTGCAGATTGTCGTTCAAAAAGATTCTCAGGACGCTTATGCGCTTTATTTTATGGGGCAATGTTATTTGCAAAATGCTGATTCACAAACGGCGTTGGACTATTATCAAAAGGCGATTTCGGCGAACTCTTACCTCAGAAGTGCTTATTATGGTGCTTTTATGGCTTCGCAAAGATTGGAACAGACAGAACAAGCAACCGAATATTTGGAAGCCTATAAAAAGTTAGATAACAATCCCAAAGCTGTTTTGGCAGAAATCAAATACACTCGCATGGGTACAAAGGCAAATGCACAACCTTATCCCGATGATAATGGAAAAAAATCTGAACTCTCTGAATTTATCCCACCATTCTTTTTAGAAAAAAACGAACTGAATATCGACTCATCAAAAACGATTCAAACCTTTGGTTTAGTGAATCTCAACCGAGATGCCAAAACTCAGTTGTATGTGGTTTCGGATAACACTCTTAAAATTTATGACGATTTCATAACTAATCCCAAAGAATTAGCGACTTTGACAACTAATCTTCAGACAAATGCTGAAAATTTGGCTTGGGGTGATATCAACAACGATAATAAAATTGATTTTTATGCAACCGGATTAACGGATCAGTTATATCTACAAACTGACTCCGGCTTTGAGAAAGTTGATATGAATGGTGCTAAAATGCCGGATTTGCAGTCAAAAGCGGTGAGATTCATTGATGCTGATCATGATGGTGATTTGGATATTTTATTGCTCAATACCGAGGGTCGATTTGAAATATGGAATAACAATCTCAACGGTACTTATACGGCTTTATCAAGCCAAACCAATTTAGCAAATGATTCGGGTTATCTACAAATTTATGCTCATGATATAGATAATGACCGGGATACTGATATTGTTTTGCTGGCAGAGAATAATATATCCATACTTTTAAATGACAGAATGTGGGATTACCAATATATTGAGTCTGAGATATTTTCAAACTCACTCAAAGGACTCACTTTTGCTGATAATGATGTTGATGGAGTCTTGGAAATATCTGTTTCGGGTGAAGCGGGTAAAACTTATGTTTTACAATTTGATCAGAGAAAAATTAAAAGAACCGGTGAATTTGATACGAAACTCAAGTCGCAAATGATTTTGTCTGCTGATGTGAACGGTAATTCACAAAAAGAATTTTTGCTGGCAGATAATCAATCCATCAATATAATCAATCAAGCAGGAAAAACCATTGAACAAATCTCGGTTGATAATATTTCCGACTTCAAAATTTTTAACACTATCAACGGGGCTGATATTATTGCTTTAACTAACAATCAGTTATGGCATGTTCCTGCCAGCAAAAATCGAGGAAAATTTATGTTACTCAATTTTTCCGGCAAAGAAGATCAGGCTAATTCGGTTCGTTCCAATTATTCAGGTATCGGGACTTCATTCACGCTCAGAAGTGGTTCGTTTTATGCTGCTGGAGATGTTTTTTTTAATCAAAGCGGAACGAGTCAGGATTATCAACCGATTTCGATCGCCGGCGGAATGAAACCAACCATTGATTATCTGGATATGGAATGGTCGGATGGTGTTTATCAGTCTGAAATTGGGCTTGAAGTCGGAAAATTTCATGCCATTACCGAAACTCAAAGACAATTATCAAGTTGCCCGGTTATATTTGTAAAGAACAAAGGGAAGTATGAGTTTGTCAGTGATGTTTTAGGGGTTGGAGGAATAGGTTTTGCACTTGGCAGGCATGAATACGGTGAACCAAGACCTTGGGAGAATTATTTGTTGAATGACGGACAAATCAGTTCTGAAAACGGTTATTTCAAAATTCAATTTACCGAACCAATGGAAGAGTCGGCGTATCTGGATTCCATGAAACTTGAAGTGATAGATGTTCCTGAAAGTTATTCGGTAGTTTTGGATGAAAGAATGGTTATCTCAGAACCCAAAGCAAGCGGAGTTCCTTTGTTTTACAACGATTTGATACGTCCAAAACGAGCCTTTAACAAACATGGAGAGGAAATAACATCAAGTATTCATTCAACTGATAAGGTTGCTGCTGAAATTATTAACGATGATCATCGCTTTTTAGGTTTGGTGGATGAACAAATAGTAACATTGGAATTTCCAGAAGAATTGTTTGGAGACTATCATTTGCTGATGAGTGGTTGGGTGGAATATGGTTATTCACAAACGATGTTTGCTGCGTGGCAAGCCGGAAAAGTGGCACAAGCTCCGACAATTGAGTATTTCCATGATGGTCAATGGAAAACAATCCTTTCACAATTCGGCTATCCGGCAGGAATGCCAAGGGTTGCTTCAGTTCCTTTGAATATTCCTGAGAAAACTAACAAAATTAGAATCCGAACAAACATGGAAATCTATTTTGATGAGTTGGCAGTGTTTCAATCAAAACAAGCAAATGATGTTGTTTCTCACAAACTTTGGCTTACAGATGCTCGATTGTTTCAGTTAGGTTATCCGAAACGTACTGATAATGAACAACGTGTTCCAAGTTATGACATGAATAATGTGCAACCGTTTTGGGACACTCGATATATGAAAGGAGCATACACTCGTTTGGGAGATGTTAGCGAATTGGTTCAGAACAAAGACAATGCTTTGGCGATTATAGGAGCCGGAGAAAGTATTGAACTGAGCTTTAAAGATGACTTGCCTGAATTGCAGGAAGGTTTTAAGCGATATTTTCTATTAAAATTTCACGGTTGGGCGAAAGATATGGATATTTTAACTCATAACGGTGAAACTCTTGAACCGATACCAAGTTCCGGAAATGTTTCAGCAAAATCCAAAAAATTGAATCAAAAATACAATACAAGATATCAATCAGGGCGTTAA